The segment CTAGAGATAGCACGTCCTGATCTCTACGCATCCAATGTCTCCTTCATCAGACCTGCTAAGGAAGAGGCTAAGGTGCGTAGCCAGAGTCTCTCCGTACGGATTACCTTTGAGGTGGCTAAGGCTGAGGTCTTGCCCAACTTTGCCAATAACCGAGCTGAGCTGACACGGGTAGATCGTGAGATACGTCCTCTCTTGACAGACCATGATAGTACCTATACCGTGCGAGAGGCCAGCATCTATGGGTACGCCTCTCCCGAGGGGGGGTATGAATACAATCGGAACCTCTCCGAGTCACGAGCTTATGGCTTTAGGAACTATCTAGAGCGTATCTATGGTATGTCCCGTATCCCCACCTTTGATGTGCAGGGACGTAGTGAGGACTGGGAGGGGCTCCGTAAGCACATCGTCGAGTCGTCACTCCCCGAGCGAGACGAGATACTTCGTATCATAGATCGTGAGAGTATCAGCTACGATGCTCGTGATCAGCAGCTCAAGCGTCTCCGTGGGGGACGAACCTATAAGACGCTGCTGGGAGATATCTATCCGCTCCTGCGTCGTATAGATATGACGCTACAGTATGGCGTACGAGACTTCGAGCAGCGTGAGGTTGCTACAATCATTGAGACCCGCCCTCAAGACCTCTCACAGCGAGAGATCTATGATCTAGCGCATATGCGCAATAGCGATGCCGTGGCTCGTACACAGCGGAGCAACTATGGTCGTGAGTACGACATAGCCGCACGCTACTTCCCCAAGGATGCGATCGCTCAGATCAACGCTTCCTCAGCAGCCCTCATACGTGGGGAGCTAGAGATAGCCCATCTGTACCTCGAGCGTGTAGCACAGGATCCACGTGCCTACAACAATCTAGGCGTCTATCACTGGATGCGTCAGGAGTATGACCAGGCAGCCGACTACTTCCGTAGGGTGCCACAAGAGAGTCAAGAGATGGCACAGCGCAACCTCACACAGATGCTCCAAGAGCAGCAGCAGCGCAAGGCGCTACAGCAGCAGCATAAAGCCGCGTCTGGGGCTACCAAGTCTACGACGACACGTTAAGAGATAGTACGGCTATGGTATATAGAAGCATCCCTTTACGAGCTAAGCCAGTCACCCTCAGTAGTGCCTCGCTAAGCGTCCTTTTCAGACGTGTCATGCGCCTAGCTGTAGGTCGCTATGGGGTGCCTGCTCTGCTCCTGCTGAGCCTGGTGGGGTTGACCAGCTGTGATATGGACGACCCGCAAGATCTCTGCTGCAAGCGTGTAGACCTAATCTATCGCTACGTCCCCTCACCCGCACAAGGCGATCAGTACCAGCAGGAGATCAGAGGAGGTATGAGACACTTCCTCTATAGTGCTGATAGTATCTACCTAAGAGAGGTTTATGCCCAGAGAGACAATCCTCAGTATGTCCGTCTCTCTAACCTCACCCCTGGCGCTTATCTGATGCTGACCGTAGCCAATAGTTCGCCAGCAGGTACGTTGCTAGAGCACTTCGAGCCAGGGGCTACGCTAGGCGAGGCACAGCTACGTTTAGCCAAGGCTTTGGAGCAGACTGCGGGTCTCTATCAGAACAGTGAAGAGCTCTTTTATAACCTGCGCGCCTTCCGCACCAATGGAGACACCCCGATCCGCTATTACTGTGACCTATCTAATGTGCACTGTCATCTGCAGGTGCAGGTAGAGTGGGAGGATACCCCCAAGCATCTTAGCGGATCCTACGAGCTACGCGCTAGTCGTATAGCAGCGGCTTACGATCTAGGCAGATGGTATGGCGAGCCTATCGTGATAGCACGTGGCAATGGTCATACGCCGACCGAGTCTACGCTAACCGATGTGGTGCATCACTTCCCCACAGAGCGGGGAGAGATGATTACCCACTATCAGGAGCGTCAGCTCTTTGACATGAAGCTTTACTACGACCTTATCTCGCTACGCTATCGAGATGATGCGATTCCTGTGTTGCGACTCTACTATCAGGGAGAGCCCGTCACGACCGAGATAGATCTGAGCAAGGCCTTTAAGGAGTGGCGCTGGCACCCCGATCTTATGCCAGCGCAGCTCTTCCGTATCAAGATCTTGATTCACCCCGATGGGAGTGTCACCGTGAGCCAGTGGGTCTCAGGCAACGTGCTAGACTGGGTCGATGGTGGTACGCTGGGAATGAGTGATTAGAGATTAGAAGTTAGAGATTAGAGGTTAGAAGTTAGAGATTAGACCCTAGGAGCACTAGTGACCCTAGGAGCACTAGAGTCACTAGCCAACCGCCACTAGCTAACCACCAATCACCAATCGCCAATCACCAAACGACAAAACTAAGAAACCAAAGTGGGTACACGAGGTATCCACTATCCATTAAACTAATTAACCAACAGTATTATTAACCAATAGTATTATGAACAAAAAAATCAAGGCACTCCTAACCATTGGAGTCCTAGCTCTGGTAGCTCTAACAAGCAGTTGCCAGTCAGACAACAAGGCGCCTAAGGGGGATCAGCTCGCTGAGACCTATCAGGAGCCCAACACGTTTACCATCCGCTTCTCAGTACCTTCGGGTGATCCCGTCAAGTACGACCTGCGTCGGATACAAGACGAGAGAGAGTACACGATCGACAAGGTCATGCTCTACGTCTTTGAGGATGGCAAGCTAGCGCTTGATCCTATCCCCATCAACAACCCCGCTCTGCAGCCAGATCCTCAGGATCCTACAGCGATGGTCTACACGCACAGCTCTACGGACAACAAGATCCCACAGGGCCTCGTCACCATCTACGCTGTCGCCAATGAGGATATCACGACACCGCTCGCTAAGGGCGATGCGGTTAGCAAGCTTACGGCTCAGCTCGCCAAGGGAGAGCAGAAAGCCAATGAGTCATCCAGCCTCGTGGTCAACGGAGACGGCACGACAGGCACTACCGACAAGATCCCTATGGTCGGAGTCAAGGAGGATGTTGTGCTCTTCAAGCAAAACGTAACAGTCGAACTAGAGCGTATCGTCGCTCGTATCGACATCAAGAACAATGTCGCCGACAATCAGCTCAACATCACTTCAGTTACCCTGGAGAATGCTAACTCAAAGAGCATCCTTGTCGATGATCATATTTCCAACGTACCCGCTGCTAGCACGAAGGTAGGTGGTGTCAAGCCCTTCCTCTTCACCCCAGGGGCAGCACGTATGGAGCATAATAAGGTTTTCTATCTCTATGAGGGCAACCAAGCCGGTACGACCGCTGATGAGGCTACCTATGTAGTAATCAAAGGTACATATCGTGGTGTAGAGAAGGAGTACAAGATCCCCTTCTTTGACAAAGCCAAGAACAAGGGTATCGACATCGTCCGTAACACTATCTATCGTATCGTACTTGGTACAGACAACACTAAGTACAACCTCACCTTCTCAATTGAGGTGACTGATTGGGACGGTCCAGTCAACACGGTCGTTACTTGGGACGCTATCACTGTAGCTTTTGACGGCACAGCCTCTACTGGCTTTAGTTACGATGCTAAGAAGCACGAACTCACCGCTCCTAAGACCGCAGGCACAGCTTACTTCACCACCTCGCACAACTTCGGGACCGCTCCCACCTTTACCGCAACGGCAGAGGCTTCAGCAGCTAGCTGGCTTAAGGCAAGCATTGATGGTAGTGGCAAGGTCAAGATTGAAGTTTCCGAAGCTGCTACGACCGCACGCCATGGTCTTGTGACCGTCACAGGCACTAATCCAGCCTACCAGTATCAGATCCTAGTAAAGCAGGGTGCGAAGTAATAAGAGCAAGAGTGCTCATACAATACACCCTTAACTCCGCCAATCGAGTAGCTCGATGAGACGAGTAACCCGTAGGGACGCACGGCTAGTGTCTAGTCGGAGAGCGTCCGTTGTATCAAGACAGAACGAGTTTTGATGTCAAGGTGTTGACGTTGTACCCTTTAATGGGTGCGGACGTCATCCCGCTAGCTACTAGCCGTGTGTCCCTACAGAGATCGGGGTTACAGCGTTTGATGAGTGGAATTGTCGTGCTGACGTAGCTTGTGTAGGGGCGGACCTACGTGTCCGCCCGCAGAATAGACTGCGCTCAGGTGAGGACGGGCGGACACACAGGTCCGCCCCTACGGTGGGAGCTTCCACCCCGCCGAGCGGTTCACCCGAAGAGAAGTCGACCGAGCTTCCGAAACGAGAAAAAACTTCGCATTTTACTTGCATATGAACTTAGAAAGCAGATCGTTATTCGTAAGAGATTTGCGGAGTCTCCTACAGATAAGAACTCTACAAACAAGCACTCTAAAGAACAAGAACAATAATATGAATAAGATATATCGCATAGCGAGTGCCACCCTTGCGATGGTACTCCTACTACTCACCATGGGGAGCTGCTCTAAGGAGAACCATCTAGCCCCAGATGCTCAGCAACAAGCTGGTGCAGGTCAGCTCACCTTCAAGCTCGACAACGATGCGCTACGTAGCGTTCCTGCCGAGGAGTTTGAGAAGGCGGTCGACCCCGCAACCGTTTGGTGCGTCTTCGTCACCCCGACAGGATCAAGCGCACAGACTGTCAAAGATGCTAAGCCAGCCACTAAGGCTTCCTCGGGAGAGTATATGATTAAGGCAGACTTTGAGGGCGCAGCACAGATGTTTGTCATCGCTAACGTGCAGGATGCTCTCAAGACAAAGCTCGAGGGACTCACCACAGCAAGCACGCTAGACGAAGTGCAGAAGCTTGTTGTCGAGAACGCTCTTGGGGACAACACTACGGCTCCCGACAAGTTCATCATGACCTCAGAGCTTATGAACGTGATGCTACCCGCTGTGGGTGGAACACCTTATAAGGTCGCAGATGCTATCAAGCTGAAGCGTCTAGCTGCACGCTTTGACGTGATCAGCGAGGTGCCAGGGCTCCAACTCACGACTATCTCTGTTGCTAAGCGTGTCACCACCTCTACGCTACTCAATGTAAATGAGACCGGCACGCTAGCCACAACGGCTACCGACTATGCTGTGGCAGGTGGCAAGCAGCTACTTCATAAGATCTACAGCTACCAGAACACCAACAAGGGTGGTACGGCAAACGCAACCTCCTTCACGCTCAAAGGTAACTACGGTGGTAAGGCAATCAAAGACATCAAGGTAGATCTCAAGGATGCCACAAACGGAGAGACTATCGCTGTCCAGCGCAACTACTGCTACCGCATCATCATCAAGCCCGCAGGAGACGATGGTAAGCCAATCAATCCAGATGATCCTACTTCCGCATGGAAGGTAACCGTCAAGGTGATCGACTGGAACGAAGCCGCTGCCGACCTCGCCAACTACAGCGATGAGGATCTAGCAAATCAAGGTAGTTTAGATTTAAGCAATACGGTCAATCCTACAGGGCCGAACCTCCTCAATGCTGTCGCTGAGTACAACATTGACATCACAGGGACGAAGTTTACCACGAGCCAGACCAACGAAGCTGGTAACACCGGTTACTTCACTTGGACAGAGGCTAAGGCACTCACGATGCCTTCTGGCTATCACCTACCTACTCGCTACGAGTGGACAGCTATCCTAGGTTCTGACTACTATGCTTCAAATAGCAGCTCAACTGTCTATGTCGACTTCTCCCGAAACGAATCTGAGAAGGATGTCTCTCTAACGGTTCAGATCCCCGTAAAGCCAAGTTCTACGGTTACGACGATGGCTTGCCTGCAGGATGTCAAGCAAGTTAGTACCGAGTCTGCTACCTATATGATTCGCTATAAGAACAACGATACCTATCGCTCCGCTTGGCGCTACTCCTATGTAGATGGTCCTATCGCTGGTCAGAAGGTGCTCAAGATCGAGTCTGTACCTGTCAAGGCGGGTCTAACGATAGAGCAGCTCAATAAGGATTACTTTGCTAATCCTAAGGTAAGCAAGTATGTCAAGACGATCTACCTGCCTACAACTGGCTACAACTACAACCGGGATGGTTCGGGCTCTGGCGACTATCGTGGTTCCCACGGGGGCTACTGGTCTGCCACGGAGGGCAGCAGTAGCAAAGCCAGCCTCGTGGCCTTCTACAGCTTGTACGCGAGCGTCAGCTACAACAGTCAGACGCTTCGCTTCGTGCTGCGCCCCTTCCGAGGAATATAATACCCTCAACCGTAGGCGGAGCGCTAGACGATAAGCGTTGCGCTCCGCCCGCCATGCGGTCTCTCTCTGTTAGCTGTCTCTTGCTCTGATGAGACGTTTCACCATTAGATCAAAGTGCGAAGTAACAGAGGCGAGATAAGTTATACTACAATATTACAGAACAATGATATGAACAAAATATATCGCATAGCGAGTGCCACCGTAGCGATGGTACTCCTACTACTAACCATAGGGAGCTGCTCTAAGGAGAGCCAGCTAGCCCCAGAGGATCAGCAACAAGCTGGTGCAGGTCAGCTCACCTTCAAGCTCGACAACGATGCGCTACGTAGCGTTCCTGCCGAGGCATTTGAGAAGGAGGTCAACCCGGCAAGCGTTTGGTGCGTCTTCGTCACCCCGACAGGATCAAGCGCACAGACTGTCAAAGAGGCTAAGCCAGCCACTAAGGCTTCCTCGGGAGAGTATATGATTAAGGCAGACTTTGAGGGCGCAGCACAGATGTTTGTCATCGCTAACGTGCAGGATGCTCTCAAGACAAAGCTCGAGGGACTCACCACAGCAAGCACGCTAGACGAAGTGCAGAAGCTTGTTGTCGAGAACGCTTTAGGGAACAATACTACGGCTCCCGACAAGTTCATTATGACCTCAGAGCTTATGAACGTGATGCTACCCGCTGTGGGTGGAACACCTTATAAGGTCGCAGATGCTATCAAGTTAAAGCGTCTAGCAGCACGCTTTGACGTGATCAGCGAGGTGCCAGGGCTCCAACTCACGACTATCTCTGTTGCTAAGCGTGTCACCACCTCTACGCTACTCAATGTAAATGAGACCGGCACGCTAGCCACAACGGCTACCGACTATGCTGTGGCAGGTGGCAAGCAGCTACTTCATAAGATCTACAGCTACCAGAACACCAACAAGGGTGGTACGGCAAACGCAACCTCCTTCACGCTCAAAGGTAACTACGGTGGTAAGGCAATCAAAGACATCAAGGTAGATCTCAAGGATGCCACAAACGGAGAGACTATCGCTGTCCAGCGCAACTACTGCTACCGCATCATCATCAAGCCCGCAGGAGACGATGGTAAGCCAATCAATCCAGATGATCCTACTTCCGCATGGAAGGTAACCGTCAAGGTGATCGACTGGAACGAAGCCGCTGCCGACCTCGCCAACTACAGCGATGAGGATCTAGCAAATCAAGGTAGTTTAGATTTAAGCAATACGGTCAATCCTACAGGGCCGAACCTCCTCAATGCTGTCGCTGAGTACAACATTGACATCACAGGGACGAAGTTTACCACGAGCCAGACCAACGAAGCTGGTAACACCGGTTACTTCACTTGGACAGAGGCTAAGGCACTCACGATGCCTTCTGGCTATCACCTACCTACTCGCTACGAGTGGACAGCTATCCTAGGTTCTGACAACTATGCTCCCAATAATTTGATCGCTGTCTACTTCAACCAAAACGACGCTAAGAAGGATGTCTCTCTAACGGTTCAGATCCCCGTAGAGCCAAGTTCTACGGTTACAACGATGGCTTGCCTGCAGGATTACAAGCAGGTTAGCGCAGAGTCTGCTACCTATATGATCCGCTATAAGGACAACGATACCTATCGCTCAGCTTGGCGTTACTCTTGGGTAGATGGTCCTATCGCTGGTCAGAAGGCGCTAAAGATTGAGTCTGTGCCTGTCAAGGCGGGTCTAACGATAGAGCAGCTCAATAAGGATTGGTTTGCTAAGCCTAAGGTAAGCAAGTATGTCAAGACGATCTACCTGCCTACAACTGGCTACGGCTACAACCAGAATGGTTCGGGCTCTGGCCTCGGTCGTGGTTCCTACGGGTACTACTGGTCTGCCACGGAGTACAGCAGTAGCTATGCCTACGGCGTGGGCTTCAGCAGCACGTACGCGTACGTCTACAACTACAGTCAGACGTTTCGCGGCGCGGTGCGCCCCTTCCAAGGAATATAATACCCTCAACCGTAGGCGGAGCGCTACAGCGCTCCGCCCGCAACAACAGCGTCTCAGTTATGATTCTTTCGTCAATGGGTTTGGCTAGTGAGACGAAGTCTCTATGAGACGCTTCTAGTCGTATTCGAGCGGCTGCCTCGCAGTCGCTCGAATATGCATATTCCCCCCTAGCGGGTGACACGCTGATCCGCAACCCACTGAGGAAACTTGAGCCTTTACTCGAAATGCCCCCTTCCTTCTTACCTGTTATGTTAACCATTCGCGATATACTACAGCAAGAGCAGACGAATAGAGCACACATCTATCTCTATCGTCGTGGCCTATTTTATCAAGCGTTTAACTACTCGGCTTATCTCCTCTACCACTTGGTATACCCATTTGAGGTGACCTCTCTGCGTAATACGAGAATCAATAAGCGCTACTATATGGTGAGCTTCCCAGTGCAGTTGCTCTCGAGCTCCTCGGCGAAGGCAAAGTGCGATGCGCTAGCTGATAGTCAGGTGCTGCGCTACACCCCCTCAAGAAGTGCAAAAGCCACTCTCACCGAGTCGTATGATGAGTGGTGTCTTCGCTATACTCCTGTGCGTGGTAAGGGCGCCGCCACGACTCCGCCTACGTCGCCTACGTCTCCTACATCTCCTACACAAGGCGAGGGAGACGCTCCTAAAGCCTCCACGGTTAATTCGTCTCAAGAGCTGGGTGTGTGCAGTAACCTATCGGAGTTGCTACAAGATCTAGAGCAGGAGTCGGAGCAAGAGTTTCTATCCATGATCGCAAAGAGTGTCTCTTACGAATTGACGCTAGACGACAAAGCGAGTCTCTGTGACTGGCTGGTGTACTGTATCTTGAAGCTCCCCATGCAGCGTCTCTGCCCGATAGCGGCTCTGGACCAGCTCGACAAACTTCAACAAGAGCTTCGTCAGAAGCTCTCCTAGGGAGGCTGTGACGTCCAAGCCAATACATCGTCCTATCAAGCCGGACGGTCGATACGAGTACTCTTTTGTAGTACAGCGATACGAGTAATCCGCTGTAGGGGCGGATCTAAGTGTCCGCCCGTCCGCATTGGAGCGCTGTCCGCCCGTCCGCATTAGAGCGCTGTATGCCCTGAGGGCGGACACGCAGGTCCGCCCCTACACGAATCACACCAACACGACGAATCATAGCCGTGGGTCGGAGGGGCAAAGCTCCGAACGACCCACGGATGCTGGACAGCGCCAGGTCTATCGACCCCTTGAGGGTCGGACTAAACGAATCTACAGCTCTATCTAATCACTAATCCGATAGCCACGTGGAAAATCTAAAATCTCCACGTGGCTATTTTTTATTCTCCACGTAGGGAAGAAACGATTCCTCCGAAGTTTCATTTGATTCCTCCGAAGTTTCATTTCATCTCCACGTGGAGAATTTTTATTTCCTCCCTAGGAATTTGAAAATATCCACGTGGAGATGGCGCTTCCATGGTCGAAATGGTCGAAATGGCACCGGCGGAGAGTTGGTGGGGTCGAAATTTTGTTGTAACTTTGCGGTACCAAGTAAAAACGGGTCCCGAACGTGGGGCCTTCTTGTTGGGTAATTATCGAGTCTTTAGCTCAGCTGGTTTAGAGCATCACCTTGACAGGGTGGGGGTCGGCGGTTCGAATCCGCCAAGACTCACAGAACTAAGTTTGTTGTTTTAGTTTTACGAATGAACGGAGACTATCGCTGTGTTGCGGTAGTCTCCGTTTTTTTTTGATTGTTTAGAGGAGGTCTCGTTAGTGTGAACTAACAGATAATATGTCGTTGACAGGCTGTTTGGTCGGAAGAATATCTCTATCTTTGCATTGCGGGGGTTGGGTACGAGTTATCCGCCTAGCATAGAAAATGTCGAATACAATAGAGATAGCAAATGCGACGAATAGTACAAATTATATGCTTGATGCTAGTAGCTCTGTATGGAGTTCAAGCGCAGCAGATAGATGAAGCTCAAGGTGCAGTCTACGAGGAGCAGACGGGTACCCCTATACCTGCCGTTGATGTGACTTGGACTGCTGAGGGGGTCACCTCGCAGGTGCGTACTGATGCCTCGGGAGCTTATACCATATCCTATAGTGGCACGGGGCGGCTCACGGTCATCTTCAATAAGTCGGGCTACCGTGCTGAGGTTCTCGAACTGGAGTGGCCTCGTGAGGCTAACCGCCTAGAGCGTGTCACGCTCACGCCGATGCTGACGGCTAGTGATATGGCGGATCTTACGACGACGGACTTCGTGATGGGCGATGATGGCGTGACGGCTGGAGATATATCACCACTTCTGACCGCCTCGAGAGACCCTTATACGAATAAGGCGGGCTTTCAGTTTAGCCCGATGCGCTTTAGGGTGCGTGGCTACGACTCATATTACCAGTCGCAGTACCTCAACGGTATGCAGATGAATAATATGAACAATGGCTACTCCTCTTACTCCTTATGGAATGGACTAAACAATGTGACTCGTGTGCAGAATAATGAGGATGGCTTGCAGCCGATCGACTACTCCTTCGGTAACATTGGCGGAACGATGAATATCCTGACTCGTGCCTCGGGCTACCGTCCTGGTACGACGCTTACGTTCTCTGGGAGCAACCGCACCTACAACTACCGCACGATGATAACGCACGCCACGGGCATGATGCCTGAGGGGTGGGCGATCACCGCGAGTGCCTCACGTCGGTGGGGTAATCACTCTTACGTGCAGGGACAGTTTTACGATGCGTGGGGTTACTTCCTTTCACTTGAGAAGCAGTTTACCCCGCAGCACTCATTGGGCTTGGTGGTCCTAGCTGCTCCCACGGAGCGTGGTGTCGCCTCAGGTACGACGCAGGAGGTGTATGATCTGGTCGGGTCAAACTACTACAATCCGAACGTGGGCTTCCAAGGTGGTTACCTGCGCAATGCGCGTGTGCGCTCTAATCATGAGCCGATCATACAGCTGCAACACTACTGGCAGATCAATGATAAGAACAAGCTGACCACGGGCGTCGGCTACCGCTTCGGCTGGAATGCTTACTCTGCCCTCAACTGGGGCAATGGTCCTGATCCACGCCCTGACTACTACCGCAACTTGCCTAGCTACTACGGCTACATGAGCGAGACGCAAGATCCCGATATGGCGGCTTACTACGAGGAGCTTTGGCACTCAGACTGCAACATGCGCTACATTGACTGGGATCGACTATACAATATTAATAGGAACAACTATCAAGTCATTTTCGATGAGAAGGGACGTCAGATCGCCGAGGGTAACCGGAGTATCTACGTCGTCGAGGATAGACGGTCGGATCAGCGTCAGTTTAACTTCGCTACCACTTGGAATGCACTCATCAACAAGCATCTCCGCTTCGACCTAGGGGCCAACTATCGCCTGAATCGCACGGCAAACTTTAATGTCATCGCCGACCTTCTCGGCGGAGATTACTGGCTAGACATCGACAAGTACTCCGAGCGAGACTTCGCTCAGGATCCCTCGAAGTCTCAGGTAGACCTCGACAATCCCAACAGAGTGGTCGGGGTAGGGGACAAGTATGGTCACAACTACCTAGCGCACATACAGGAGGCTGAGCTATGGGGCAACCTGTGGGGACAGTCTCGTCATGTGGACGGCTACCTAGCTTTTACTGCAGGCTGGACGGGTATGCACCGCGAGGGGTTGCAGCGTAGAGGACTTTTCCCTGATAACTCCTTCGGAGACTCGAAGCATCTGAACTTCCTCAACTATGGTGTCAAGGGAGGTGTCACCTACAAGATCACAGGTCGTCACTACCTTGTAGCAAACGCCGCGTGGATGCAGCGTGCGCCCTACTTCGCAGACATCTTCGTGTCGCCTCGTACACGCAATCAGTATGTGACTGATCCACGTCCCGAGCGCATCCTGTCGGGTGATGTGAGCTACGTATTGCGCTCGCCTTTTGTCAAGGGGCGTATCACCGGTTTCTATACGCACTTCTACGACAAGACGGACAATATGAGCTTCTACGATGACGGGTACAGAGCTTTCTCTAACTATGTCTTGACAAATATCGAGTCGACCCATATGGGTGTCGAGGCTGGTATGGAGTTTAAGATCACGCCGGCTCTGACCGCTATCGCCGTCGTGAGCTACGGACAGTATCGCTATGCCAACAATCCTGACTACGTCCAGACGGTCGACAACAGTCAGAAGCTCCTAGAGCAGGATCGCGTCTACTGGAAGGGCTTCCACGTCTCTGGCACACCACAGACGGCAGCGAACCTAAGCGTCTCGTATCAGTTCCCCTTCTATATGTGGGCGGGGCTTGATCTCAACTACTTCGGGCGTAGCTTCATCAGCTTGAACCCGATACGTCGTACGGACAAGGCTCGTGCTAACCTCCCCTACGACTACGTTCGTCAGGAGGTCTTCCCAGGCGGCTTCACGCTTGATGCCAACGTGGGCTACTCGTGGCGTATCAAGTCGGGCGTCTACCTACGTCTCAACCTATCGGCCTCTAACCTGCTCAATACGAAGACCCTCCGCAGTGGTGGTTACGAGCAGCTACGTGTCCGCTACACCAAGGATGGCAAGATGATGAGACCCTTCGATAGTCGCTACTTCTATATGTACGGCACGACCTTCTTCTTCAACGCTGCACTACAGTTCTAACCCTCTTAAAACGGATGAATAGTATGACACATATATATAATAGACTCATCGTAGTGGTCGGCATGCTCGCCTTGCTGACGAGCTGTCAGTACAACAAGATCGACCCGCCACAGGAGCCAAAGCCACGACCCCTCTGGGAGCGGACGATGACGATCCAAGAGCTCAAAGCGCTCTACCAGTCGAAGCCTGTACAGGTTGTACCCGATGCGGTGATCGTCGGTCAAGTCATCTCGGACGATAGTGAGGGCAACATCTACAAGTCTATCTACCTACAGGACGAGACGGGTGGTATCGAGTTCAAGGCGGGACTCGTCAACTCGAACCTTCTCTACAAGCGCGGCTCCAAGATAGCGATTCGCTGTCACGGGCTAACGCTCGGTAAGTATGGTGGTGTCGTCACGCTGGGCAAGAACTCCACAGAGGAGAAGTACGAGAATGCCTATCTCCCCGAGCAGATGACGCCCCGCTTGGTGCGCTGTGACAACAATCGTCAGCCTCTCGTCTACCGTACGCTCACCATTCCGACTCTTTCGCCTGAGTATGCCAATACGCTGATACGTCTTGAGGGCGTACAGTTCGTCGATAGCGAGCTAGGCCAGACTTATGCCGATGCGGACAAT is part of the Porphyromonas asaccharolytica DSM 20707 genome and harbors:
- a CDS encoding DUF5689 domain-containing protein, yielding MTHIYNRLIVVVGMLALLTSCQYNKIDPPQEPKPRPLWERTMTIQELKALYQSKPVQVVPDAVIVGQVISDDSEGNIYKSIYLQDETGGIEFKAGLVNSNLLYKRGSKIAIRCHGLTLGKYGGVVTLGKNSTEEKYENAYLPEQMTPRLVRCDNNRQPLVYRTLTIPTLSPEYANTLIRLEGVQFVDSELGQTYADADNKTSVPAVERQIEDQQGNRVVLRSSSYALFAGKQIPQGSGNITAILGYFNGKPQLLISLESDINFTSPRFQTTK
- a CDS encoding DUF3868 domain-containing protein, with protein sequence MRRHRQAVADGLHIADVKTAYSADGSALVVSFVARYGERVVASREALLVTPVYVQPEALGEVRLPQLRINGRQRARAYRREVSFWSHQEYEQRKPLLLTTIATPRHMLDTITNSARYSYRMPLANYKTGGSLRLDLEVEDCCKLYPVASKDYAIAPHILPAPDTVRIVQTVSDTVRIEAPKPLEIARPDLYASNVSFIRPAKEEAKVRSQSLSVRITFEVAKAEVLPNFANNRAELTRVDREIRPLLTDHDSTYTVREASIYGYASPEGGYEYNRNLSESRAYGFRNYLERIYGMSRIPTFDVQGRSEDWEGLRKHIVESSLPERDEILRIIDRESISYDARDQQLKRLRGGRTYKTLLGDIYPLLRRIDMTLQYGVRDFEQREVATIIETRPQDLSQREIYDLAHMRNSDAVARTQRSNYGREYDIAARYFPKDAIAQINASSAALIRGELEIAHLYLERVAQDPRAYNNLGVYHWMRQEYDQAADYFRRVPQESQEMAQRNLTQMLQEQQQRKALQQQHKAASGATKSTTTR
- a CDS encoding TonB-dependent receptor translates to MRRIVQIICLMLVALYGVQAQQIDEAQGAVYEEQTGTPIPAVDVTWTAEGVTSQVRTDASGAYTISYSGTGRLTVIFNKSGYRAEVLELEWPREANRLERVTLTPMLTASDMADLTTTDFVMGDDGVTAGDISPLLTASRDPYTNKAGFQFSPMRFRVRGYDSYYQSQYLNGMQMNNMNNGYSSYSLWNGLNNVTRVQNNEDGLQPIDYSFGNIGGTMNILTRASGYRPGTTLTFSGSNRTYNYRTMITHATGMMPEGWAITASASRRWGNHSYVQGQFYDAWGYFLSLEKQFTPQHSLGLVVLAAPTERGVASGTTQEVYDLVGSNYYNPNVGFQGGYLRNARVRSNHEPIIQLQHYWQINDKNKLTTGVGYRFGWNAYSALNWGNGPDPRPDYYRNLPSYYGYMSETQDPDMAAYYEELWHSDCNMRYIDWDRLYNINRNNYQVIFDEKGRQIAEGNRSIYVVEDRRSDQRQFNFATTWNALINKHLRFDLGANYRLNRTANFNVIADLLGGDYWLDIDKYSERDFAQDPSKSQVDLDNPNRVVGVGDKYGHNYLAHIQEAELWGNLWGQSRHVDGYLAFTAGWTGMHREGLQRRGLFPDNSFGDSKHLNFLNYGVKGGVTYKITGRHYLVANAAWMQRAPYFADIFVSPRTRNQYVTDPRPERILSGDVSYVLRSPFVKGRITGFYTHFYDKTDNMSFYDDGYRAFSNYVLTNIESTHMGVEAGMEFKITPALTAIAVVSYGQYRYANNPDYVQTVDNSQKLLEQDRVYWKGFHVSGTPQTAANLSVSYQFPFYMWAGLDLNYFGRSFISLNPIRRTDKARANLPYDYVRQEVFPGGFTLDANVGYSWRIKSGVYLRLNLSASNLLNTKTLRSGGYEQLRVRYTKDGKMMRPFDSRYFYMYGTTFFFNAALQF
- a CDS encoding FimB/Mfa2 family fimbrial subunit encodes the protein MNKKIKALLTIGVLALVALTSSCQSDNKAPKGDQLAETYQEPNTFTIRFSVPSGDPVKYDLRRIQDEREYTIDKVMLYVFEDGKLALDPIPINNPALQPDPQDPTAMVYTHSSTDNKIPQGLVTIYAVANEDITTPLAKGDAVSKLTAQLAKGEQKANESSSLVVNGDGTTGTTDKIPMVGVKEDVVLFKQNVTVELERIVARIDIKNNVADNQLNITSVTLENANSKSILVDDHISNVPAASTKVGGVKPFLFTPGAARMEHNKVFYLYEGNQAGTTADEATYVVIKGTYRGVEKEYKIPFFDKAKNKGIDIVRNTIYRIVLGTDNTKYNLTFSIEVTDWDGPVNTVVTWDAITVAFDGTASTGFSYDAKKHELTAPKTAGTAYFTTSHNFGTAPTFTATAEASAASWLKASIDGSGKVKIEVSEAATTARHGLVTVTGTNPAYQYQILVKQGAK